The genomic segment CTTGACtcactgcaaaacaaaactacaacatCAACAGCCGAGACACTGACAGTAAAGCATGAATGAATCGGTGACAAACAATCTGCTGATGCAAGCACACCTTCAGTGCTTCGTTTCAAaataatagtgtgtgtgtgcgtgtgctatTGTTTGTCGGCGGCCAATCAGGTACAATTAAAAGGCCAAAGATAATGGCCCTTCAAAAGGTCTGCAGTATTTTGTTCATAAAGATGATGATGTTAACAGATTCTATgctgatgttgctgcttttctgttgcCAGATCTTTGGAGCAGCTGCTGGTGTCTCTGCAGTGGGGCAGGCAGCAGACGTACTACCCCAGTGCACAGCCCCTCAGCACCGGGGAGCTGGCAGCAGCCAATCGCAAGCTAGCAGACGCCATCAACTCCCACCTGCTGGGCAACACCACTGCTGCCAGCAGCAGTGTGGTGAAGAGCAGCAACgcagcagctgagcagctctgcagcacacCGGCCGAGAAGATGGCTGAGAAGGTAGAAACAATATATCTGTGCAAGTGTGACTCTTTCTCTgatttttgtaaaaataaaatccagagttttaaaaatatgttctctgttttctgtcttagGTGCTGAAGATTTTAGATCCAATTTCCTGTTCAGAAAACAAGGCAGACCCTCCACTCAGTGACTCCACCCCCTCCAACTTCCTCAATAATAAGAAGAGCATCGGCAGGTTTCACCCTTACACCCGCTATGAGAACATTACTTTTAACTGCTGTGAGCGCTGCAGTGGAGATATCCTGGTGCTGTAGAAGCCAAGGGGTGACAAACTACTCCCATCGGACACAGATGCAGCATCAGAGCTCATTTCAAATGACTGAAGTCTCAACAAGAGTGTGCATTCGATGACACTGCTGTTCTGTGTTAAGTGACTTATTCAGCCACCTCCCAAACTTGGCTGCTCCTGCAGACATTTCTTTTCAAGTGTGTAGCTAATTGTTGAGATTTCCACAATTTCAGATAATGGTTTTAAGTATTTTATCAacctgctgattattttccTCTCTTAACTTGAAAAAAGTAAAGATAATGGGGTTATTTGTTCAGGAATATGAGAGTGATGAAAACGGTGCATTTCAGAGTCTTTGTAGCCTGGTTTCAACTATGGCAAGTTGTATTTATTGCTGGGATGAGAGGTCAAGATGAGTCAGTGTTACAGGGTGACAAGACACAGTTGGTGTGTCTGCTTATTCAAACTTGAACATTAtgctttatttcattatttatgcATCCACAAGTCAATTAGGAACAGAGGAGCAAACTGGCTGTAACGTCTGAGGCCTGACTGGGTGGCCTGTTGTGTAAATAACCCTCTGGGAAGTTACGAAATATCAGATAAGGAGATAATTGTGCAGCCTCTCGTTCACTGTGAATGTACGATAACGAAAAAAAAGTGAGGATGCCTCTTATACATGCCGGTAAGATGGTGCTATcataatttaaacattttattcatagATTTTGTATATTTAATGCTGCAAAGGCATTTTAGCATACATTCATTATTTTGGAAGTGATTTTATGGTACTCCTATAGATTTTTATTGTGCCGcagtattaataaaaaaaaaaaaaaagcccatatATTATCTATTACCCGCACACAAGTTCAGTTATTTGCAGAGTtggacttttgtggtgtttcaAAGAAAAATTGCATATTTCTAAACATTTTCCACAAAGATTTTTCCacaaagttttttgttttcatttgggtgatattttgtgtaattcattatttaaaaaaaacaaaacaatttaagaCTGTTCTTTTGTTTGCCTCTTTATGCTACTATGAAATAATAAGTAATATATTGCGCGTCTTTTTGCAATTTTCTAAACCCGAGCTgtatattttgatttatttaatctgtAACGGAGACATGATGATGGTGACTGTATCACTGACAGTGAAAGTAACCACGagaatgtttacattttgttttccatctCAGAACAAAATAAAGACCAAAGTAGTTTCTATCTTTAatgttctttttcttgtcttgtTTATAATCCTGCATCGAgtccagtgttgtaaaaaaaatgtcatacaagtaaagatatcatgctAAAACATTACTCATAACATAACcctgtgaaagtgaaagtcatccatacgaacagtacttgagtaaaactCTTAAAGATTCTTTTGTTATATGAACTTGAGTACCAAAAGTAATTTCCgggcaataaatgtactaaagtatcaaaagtagaAGTAAAAGTTGCCTACTGTACACTGTGGGTCAAACAATTATCTGCCTGGCCGATTATCGGATCAGATACTGAGCTTTTCTGATTATCAAActcttttttcttaaaaaaacttttttagttacattccatcattgATTAAAACCCAGTTAAAAAACAAGTAAGAACCAGTGTCCACcttttacaacattttattcACCACTTGTCTCAGTTTTTGACATTTCCTTAAACAGTGCTTGTACGCATGTTCTTATTTACCAAAGTTACAATTTTTGTGGTCTTCATTCGTCGCTCCACCACGTCCTGCTCTTGCctgcacctttttttccctcaacgCTGTTCTTAAATGATGTCCGTACTCTGGTTGAAGctggtttgttttctctgtcacTGTATAGTCCAGCCATTCTGTCTCTCCCAGTGAACCCAGACTGTTTAAAGGGCCTGTTCAGACTTTGTgcctcatttttaaaagtcCACCTCTCACCATCCCTATTCATGACTCCCTTGActctgttattgttattgacTTTCTGTGTCTGTTGGTAGAAGCCGTCATGCTTTCTCTTGGGAACAAACTTCAGCGCCTCCTCCCATTTCCCCGTGTCCTTAAGAGTGAGCATGATGCGGACCATCTGGTCCAGAGTCAGATTTTTGGCTCCCATCTCCCAGTGGAGGAGCTCATCCAGCGGTAACCGGGCTGTGGCCAGCTTCAGTCGCTTGGCATTTGCCAGCGACAAGCCCGACTGGCTCGACCTGTCCACCAGAGCTCCGATGATGTAGACCTTAGAGGGGTCGTATGTGCGAAGAACATTGGGGGAGTCTGCAGTGAGGTATACGAGCTGCTCGCGTGGGAACACATTGACATGCTGGCGGTCAGTGGCGGTGATGAGCAGGCGGTCCCAGGCCTCATCACCATATCGTTTGAGCAGCTCCTGCTTGTAGGCGCTGTCTGGCTGCAGGTTGCAGAAGTGGAGGTGGTAGGGTTCAGTGGCACGCCGGTTCCACCCTTCCACCTCCATCAGCTGGGAGACCGTGTTGTCCAGCTCTCGCTTGGACATGTTGGACTCATAGCTCATGTCAAACACAAGCGGCTGACCGAACACCATGGCCTGGGCGCTCCTCCAGGCCAGCAGCTTGTCAAGGGAGCGGCTCCAGAACTTAAGGAGGAATGTGCTTTTAAACTCTGATCCAATTTGATCGTCCCCTTCCTCTGCATCACCACCCTGTCGTCGACTCTGCTCTATTGAGGCTTCCCTTTctgccttcttcttctgctgcctATCTTTACGCGCCTTCTTGTGGCCCTCCTTGAGAGCCAGGAACTTCAGGAACTTCTTCCTGGCGGATTTGGTGGTGAGCTCTGCCAGCGACTGAACCTGTTCATCAGTTATCTCTTCAGGTACAAGCTTACCTGCGAGCCGCCACATTTCAACCAGCTCCCGAGTTGCCTCCAGCGAAGAACCGCCATTCATCTTCCCTTCTAGTTCATCATCACTTGCTTCATCGTCATCACCGCCGACAccctttttctcttctgatgcAGCTCGAGATCTCATGACAGATTTCCATTTTTCCAGATCTACTGTCTCCTTTTTCTCAGATATGTCGCCTTTTGGCTGGAGGGCATCTTTCCACAATCGGCTCCCAGTATTCAAGTGGCGAGCAAAGAGTGTGTGGTGATCACAGGCGCTGCTGACTGGGAGGAGACGCAGGACTTTCCTCTTGGTGACACAGGATGCCACAAGATGACTGCACCTCCAGAGTTCATGAAAAGGCTGGTTGGAGAAGAGCCGTAACATCGTGACAATAAGCTTTAAACTGGAGCTGTATCAAGAGTCCTAAAACCATGAAGCGTGGGCTGTCAATGCTGGACTGTCGGCATGTAAACGGAACCAAAGGTGTTTCCAACGCGGTCCTCTTCGACTTCCGCTGTCACAAAAACGTCATTGGCAACAAAAGCATGTCGTTAAAAGTCCTACTTAATGTTCACTTGTCTCGGCTTTGAGTTCAAGTTGTGTTGACTTGTCGTGGCGTCCATGCTTGCAAATATTAGAGGAAGGTCACGTTGTTACACGGTGTCACACAGTAATGTGTCGTAGTGAAATGTCACCGCATGACACAGTTTATCTTAAAGGCTTATCTGGCCGACCACATCAAATTATATCAGCTAGAAAAGTTTATTGACACCGTGATTTGCTATGATATTGATAATTATATTGCTATTATATTTagtatgatattatatatttttaggCTGACATTAAATCATAGTAATCGTTTCCAGACGGATTTTTCTCAGCGTCGTACAGAAATTGTGACGTAATTTCCCCCGCTAGCAAAACAAGTGACGCTAATTTGTTAGCCACCGAAAATGAGTTTGTTTTTGCCTAAATTAACTTGCAAAAAAGACATAGATGAAGTTATCAAATGCGTGGCAGAAAAGGTCGTAGTTTTGAGGTTTGGGAGAGACGAGGACTCGGTCTGTCTCCAGCTGGATGAGATTGTAAGGAGGACCGTTAATGCACAAAGCTGCTCAATGTTTGCTGTagctgtatttttcttttgctcaaTTGTCGTTTCTGTCTGTCCGTCTAGCTGTCAAAAACGGCCCATGACCTGAGCAACATGGCGTCCATCTACATCGTTGATGTGGATAAAGCTCCCATCTACACAAGATACTTTGACATCAGCTACATCCCCTCCACTGTCTTCTTTTTCAATGGGCAGCACATGAAAGTGGATTATGGGTGAGTGGATGAAAGATATTGAaggtttcttttctttacttGTACGATCAAATGTGATACcataatcaattaatctgtGCATTTGTATCATTTTATTAATCTATTTTACTATTAAATAGCAGACAATGGTGAAAGTGACCATCACAATTTTCAAAGCCCGTTGAGATCTAGAAACTTCTTTACTTTCCAAACTGAAAATCTTGCTGAAAATTTCATTTGTAGAAACCTCTAGAAATGACTTTGGGCATTCATTATTCAACATTAGGATGCATGTCAGGatgcatacacaaacacacttttttttttctcttgcagcTCCCCAGATCACACCAAATTTGTTGGCAGCTTCAAGACTAAGCAAGATTTCATGGATCTGATTGAAGTCATATATAGAGGAGCCATGCGTGGGAAGATGATTGTCCAGAGTCCCATCGATCCTCAGAACATTCCCAAATATGATCTCCTCTACCATGGAATTTAAGATAAACCATTCTGGTTAATTAAAGGACAAACATATTTGTTATACTTCCAACCGATAAGCAGCCAGTGTCTCAGATTTTCAATAGATATTATTAAATGTCCCATAGAAGGCAAACTCAAAACAGGGCAGTTCCCTCTGAAGTCTTTGTTCACTGTTAACACAATGgattgatgttttttgtgtgtcccCTTAGCCCTTGTGTAGACAAATACACATACTGTGATGGTTTCTGTTAAAGTGCCAGTTGTCACAGTTATTAACAGCAGGTTAGCAGAGGTTTGGCAACTACTTTGATCGGGTTAATTTTTCTTGTGAAAATGCTCTGTCGTCTTGATGTTTCCCATGGAAATGAGCTGCACATCAGCAGAGAAATGCAATTAATTTATGCAATGTACATGCTGTGTTATTATAATaaacttttatattttatctcCCTGTAACAGCCattcatgcattttatttggGTGTTCATGTAAACTAACTGAGCAGAGTAGCTAGGCATATCTTGATTGTTTTGACAATTATTAACTTACCTTGTCATACAGGCATACAGCAATATTTCACCTTTCACTAAGGTATCACTTCACGGCTGTTAATTCAACAGTTCTTTGAAACAAAGAAATCCAATTGCCTTTGATTTAGCACTTAGAaataccatgacctggatggcTGAGAACCTACATCAACATACTTCTCAATATGAAAGGATGTCTTTTgggttacatttcactgcagcaaagtAGAGATATCTTACCCCcaaatcacctccaaaatgatTAAACTCTATTTACAgcttctgacctttgaccttacaTCAAATCAGTTCCTTTATATGTTAGctcatcattgtctttgcatcttcttcctgatgAATTAAATGTCTTAGATAGGGTTTATTCATTTTGGACTCACTTTACTACACTCTCGCAAACAGCGACTGACTGTACCGCAGTAGAATGGTGTaggagatggagacagagcACTGCAATCCCATACGACAGCAGGGGGATACAGCAGGCTTACTAGATTATATCCTTTCAACGGATGAAGGATACATCACTGGACATGTTCATAGATTGTATATGAAGATAAACATACAATCCAACAGTAATTGTTCtgtgtattatatatattatgtattaaTGGGTGATTTTTAAGTTAAATGAAAAGTCAATGGCACCACTGTTTCTAAGCTGTAACACTAAAAAATTCATTCAGCTTGTTTAGCTCTGGTTGGCAAGTAAAAACATAACTTTTGATGTTGTACCCTCTAAACTTATTGAGCGCTACAGGTGCTGTATGGCAGTCGTTTTAATGGGCGGAACTTGAACCGTGTTCGTTGATGTCATGAACGGAGAAGGTTGCGAGTtagtgcttttattgtgaaaaacgCGCAGGCAGGAAGTCTCTTTATTTCTGGCGGAactgaaaaaaagcaacacagcaATGGCAGCGACCTTGTACAGAGCATGGTGTTACTAACAGTTTGATGAGTTAACCACCTAAAATGCTCGTATATCGACAACACGGACTGACATTTTGGTGTGCATAGTGTCCGTTTCAGGGTTCACATCATGTTCTCCTTCATCAAGGCGGCTGTCGGCGGATTGACCGGTATATGTAGAGCCCACGGTCACCAAGGTAACAGAATTTAGCTAACGTTATAGTGACACTTACGTTGCGTACAACAAAAGCCTCGTTTCCACCAAGTTAGCACCTTTTTGTGgattatattatgttatgttatgattTGTTAAAGAAGACCTGCACGCATTAATACAGAAACTATTATACATTTTCCTTAAATATTACGtaaaatttaaacatttattgaagTAGGACATGAGTAGACAGGGCAATGGATTAGATGACATATAACTTCTGTATAGTAACATATAACAGCTACTATACAGAAGATCATTATGCTTCAGTGACATGTACCCACTGCATATATGCAGCACAGAAGACAGTAATATACAGAGTAAGCAACACATAtgtaaagtacatttaatacaTCACTTAGGCACAGTAGTGGTAACCAGCTGAAAGCGGCTACATACAGCAGCATTTACCAGTAAAACTACCAATATGCTGacccttattttattttaaatatgaatttaaCAGGTGGcaatttcttacatattgcacctttaagcagaATGCATACGCAGTTAAGACTTACACATAGGATTTGGGTTGTATAAAATCAGACAATAGCTCATGAAATCACAGCGGTCCCTGTTTTTCGGCTCGGAGAGAAGTTTGTGATGTGACAACACCTGTTTGTTTCACAGGTTCTTTACACAGCCACTTGAAAGTCCTAGCTGCTGGGCTGAAGACATTTGACATCCCTCCAGATTTCAGTGGTAATCATTCATCTTCTTGTCATTTATttcatatgattttttttttttacctatgtCTATCTTTGTTTGTATATTATTTAATCAAATACATAACATTGATGTACACAgcagtgggaaaaaaacataGAAGTAGACACACTGAAAAGAGTTCCATAGGCCACAGGCCACAAGAATTATGAAGTCTTTGTTCAAGGAGACATGTAGACCAGGTgatgtatgttgttgttgttcatgaTCCCTTACTCTTGTTTTTGCCTCCTGAAGGTGTGGTGTTGCCGGAGAAACCCAAACTGAAGGTTATGAACAAGGTGCCTAACTTAAAAAAGGCCAAGAAAGAGATGAAAAAGCTGCGGGATATCCAAGGCCCAGCTACGTCAGCCAATACATTCACAACAGGACAGTATGCTATTGTGGTAAGTTCAATTATTTTGTGTTAACACTGCTGTTTAATGAAAGCAGGCAGCTGCTTGAAGAACTAAAGAGTTCTATAACTTGACCTGCAGTATTTTGTACCCAGACCCATGATGACAACTTCACACGTATTTACACTTAGACATCTCTTAATACCGGCACAGAATTACACTGCAACTTTTGATGTCAGTTTAACATTTGAGCAAACTACAGAGGACTTAGTCTGCATAAGAACTATATTTCAACATCTTCtataatttaaaatattatcCAGTCTTGGGTCAGGAATTATATTATTTAAAACTCTAACTTATAATTATAGATGAGCAGCAATATTATTTGTTCACCCTGCTTTCTACCCGTCACACCTGTTCTTACTCTATACTTATGCCAAATACAAATGAATGAGTCATTTGAAAGTGACTCCTCTTGTCCTCTGTATCTGTCTCTTGGATGCTCAGGCCCTTGGAGGGGGCTACATTCACTGGGGTCACATTGAGATGATTCGTCTCACCATCAACCGCAAGATGGATCCCAAGACTACATATGCCCGCTGGCGCATCAATGCCCCGTATAAACCTATCACACGTAAAGGTCTGGGTCAGCGCATGGGTGGGGGCAAGGGAGCCATCGACCACTATGTGACACCTGTCCGCTTTGGCCGTTTAATTGTGGAGCTTGGAGGAAAGTTGGAGCTTGGCGAGATTGAACATATCTTGACTCAAGTGGCAAAGAAGCTACCCTTCCCTGCCAAGGTGAGGTGACAGATCATTTATATTGTCATCTTTCAAGTGTTagttaatgtaataatgatgagatgtgtgtacacaaacatttaacaaaagtgtgtttttatacgacacgtttttgtgtctttttttgtgaattttgcttttatttaacACCCAAAAATAACTGTTTTAGTCCGTAATCAATTGTACCTAAtgcacaaaatacacaaaagtcTGTTTcatctctcttactctctctcttggcTATTCTTTAAACTTGTCATTGATTTGAATTAATATGAACTGTTATTTCAGGTAATGAGCAGAGAGAGCCTAGCTACCCTGCAACAGAAGCAGGCTGATATGGAGCAAAATAACCAGAATCCCTGGACCTTCAAGCAGATAGCTCAGGGCAACATGCTGGGCATCAGGAGGGTGCTCAGCCCCCTCGACTTGCACAACCATGGACGCTTTGCAGGCAAATTTCACCTCAAAGGGAGGGTGTGACAGGCCTGACGGACAGAAATCAGTGTCATACTGTCATACCATCTAGACCACATCACCGAAGAAGCAACCAAAACATTGAAAGGCTCTGGCGTTCAGTGACATTTGGGAATCTTtcctggtttctttttttttacgcaTTGATTGGGAtagtttttcccttttcttgttcacaattaaaacaataaactaGATTATGTAATTCAGTTTCATGACTTTAAAGTTCTTTGTGTGTCATCACTTGCAAAAGATACAAAAGTTAAGAGAAAACAAATCTCAACAGAGTTCACTGAATGCAGATCACCTGTTTATATTAATAACTAATGATATATTTAATCTGGAATTCAAATTGCTGGCTGGTTAATTTGcttgtaaaaaaatataaaaaaaaaaatagaacaaaaaagATGTGTGTCTAACAGTATGTATActatatgtgtttgtgtgtgtgtgcatgacacAAACATCAATACAaaacatggaaaccaaaattgTATACGGCAGCTGTTGTAGGTTGCATTTGTTGCAACAAATTAGTTATGTTTTAAATACTaagctattattattattattattattattattattattattatcgtgTTGGCTTTATTATAGGTGTATTTGGAAAAGCATCCTAATGCCTGTAACATTCAACAATTAGATTTCCCATTGGCTTTTACacttacattttacatttaagggcatttagcagacacttttgtccaaagcgacttacaatgagtcaaacattcatacactgatggcggctctggctctacccctgagccacagctctAGATGAACCTGCTGTCTGAGAAGGAACTCCATTATAATGCTTCATGCATGCTGACCGgctgatacattttttttaattgatacaatattgtattgtattgcaaAAAACACATGTTCCAAAATGGCTTAAGGCCAGTGCTGTAGCACACTGCGTGCCCTGCGTAGCACCTCACAGGTGTTTTCGTCCAAGCTCGATTGCAATGGAGTTTATTTATCTTCTTAAGTCAGGCAGTTGTTGAATTGCGTTAATGAAGCAACACATTCAGCTTCAGTTACGAATAAGCACCCTCCCTATCTGTCGTTCGCCCCTGGTAATAATAAAACTCAGTCTGAGAGGAATAGCTGCCTGACAAGCACAGCTCTGGGAAAACTTCGTTCCAAGCGTTTCGCGCATGCGCGTTGAGTGCGGAACCGTTTCGAAAACAGCACCGCGAAAAGTAGCTGGGCTCG from the Sparus aurata chromosome 4, fSpaAur1.1, whole genome shotgun sequence genome contains:
- the trmt10c gene encoding tRNA methyltransferase 10 homolog C → MLRLFSNQPFHELWRCSHLVASCVTKRKVLRLLPVSSACDHHTLFARHLNTGSRLWKDALQPKGDISEKKETVDLEKWKSVMRSRAASEEKKGVGGDDDEASDDELEGKMNGGSSLEATRELVEMWRLAGKLVPEEITDEQVQSLAELTTKSARKKFLKFLALKEGHKKARKDRQQKKKAEREASIEQSRRQGGDAEEGDDQIGSEFKSTFLLKFWSRSLDKLLAWRSAQAMVFGQPLVFDMSYESNMSKRELDNTVSQLMEVEGWNRRATEPYHLHFCNLQPDSAYKQELLKRYGDEAWDRLLITATDRQHVNVFPREQLVYLTADSPNVLRTYDPSKVYIIGALVDRSSQSGLSLANAKRLKLATARLPLDELLHWEMGAKNLTLDQMVRIMLTLKDTGKWEEALKFVPKRKHDGFYQQTQKVNNNNRVKGVMNRDGERWTFKNEAQSLNRPFKQSGFTGRDRMAGLYSDRENKPASTRVRTSFKNSVEGKKGAGKSRTWWSDE
- the txnl4b gene encoding thioredoxin-like protein 4B codes for the protein MSLFLPKLTCKKDIDEVIKCVAEKVVVLRFGRDEDSVCLQLDEILSKTAHDLSNMASIYIVDVDKAPIYTRYFDISYIPSTVFFFNGQHMKVDYGSPDHTKFVGSFKTKQDFMDLIEVIYRGAMRGKMIVQSPIDPQNIPKYDLLYHGI
- the mrpl16 gene encoding large ribosomal subunit protein uL16m, which codes for MFSFIKAAVGGLTGICRAHGHQGSLHSHLKVLAAGLKTFDIPPDFSGVVLPEKPKLKVMNKVPNLKKAKKEMKKLRDIQGPATSANTFTTGQYAIVALGGGYIHWGHIEMIRLTINRKMDPKTTYARWRINAPYKPITRKGLGQRMGGGKGAIDHYVTPVRFGRLIVELGGKLELGEIEHILTQVAKKLPFPAKVMSRESLATLQQKQADMEQNNQNPWTFKQIAQGNMLGIRRVLSPLDLHNHGRFAGKFHLKGRV